In Rhodopirellula islandica, a single window of DNA contains:
- a CDS encoding shikimate kinase → MNIDAVKPQHLYLTGYRGCGKSTLAKLLAQRLSLPVVDLDDVIESTAGKSIAEIFAAETESGFRDREEAALVEVAQRPTHVIALGGGTILRQANRNLIANSGWCVWLDAEPEILMARLAGDETTADRRPSLTDQSVFDEVKTVMTHREPLYRESADLRINTSHQTMDDIVTEVLKACPPSIGEVKPS, encoded by the coding sequence ATGAACATCGACGCAGTGAAACCTCAGCATCTCTATTTGACCGGCTACCGCGGGTGCGGCAAAAGTACGCTTGCGAAACTTTTAGCGCAGCGGTTGTCTTTGCCGGTCGTCGACTTGGATGATGTGATCGAATCGACGGCAGGGAAATCGATCGCGGAAATCTTCGCCGCTGAAACCGAGTCCGGTTTTCGCGACCGCGAAGAAGCCGCGTTGGTGGAAGTCGCCCAGCGGCCAACGCATGTGATCGCTCTCGGTGGTGGCACAATCCTTCGCCAGGCCAACCGGAATCTGATCGCCAATTCGGGCTGGTGCGTTTGGCTGGACGCTGAACCTGAAATTCTGATGGCTCGATTGGCTGGCGATGAAACCACGGCCGATCGACGTCCCTCGCTGACGGATCAATCGGTCTTCGATGAAGTCAAAACGGTGATGACCCACCGCGAACCGCTCTACCGTGAATCGGCGGACCTACGAATCAACACCAGTCATCAAACGATGGACGACATTGTCACCGAAGTTTTGAAGGCTTGCCCGCCCAGCATCGGAGAAGTCAAACCCAGCTAG